In Vibrio crassostreae, one DNA window encodes the following:
- a CDS encoding DUF2271 domain-containing protein, translating into MKKMNWSKALLALSLLPSLGMAQAIPDTAKLDVSFELPKIDTSMYARPYVAVWVENSERKSVKTIELWVGKDEWLKDLRSWWRKVGRYDRELVDAVTSATRPAGQYRFVWDGKSDSGETLEQGEYTVHIEVVREHGGRNYLRQKVSLTDSNTSYELKATEETGEITLNYIAK; encoded by the coding sequence CTTTTGCCAAGCCTAGGTATGGCACAAGCGATTCCTGATACGGCAAAACTGGATGTCAGCTTTGAGCTTCCAAAGATTGATACCTCTATGTATGCACGCCCTTATGTGGCGGTGTGGGTAGAGAATAGCGAACGAAAGTCAGTGAAAACTATCGAGCTTTGGGTCGGTAAAGACGAATGGCTTAAGGATCTGCGTAGCTGGTGGAGAAAGGTTGGCCGTTACGATCGTGAATTGGTTGATGCGGTGACGTCTGCAACACGTCCTGCTGGTCAGTACCGTTTCGTTTGGGATGGCAAGAGCGACAGCGGTGAAACGTTAGAACAAGGCGAGTACACGGTTCATATCGAAGTAGTTCGCGAACACGGTGGCCGTAACTACCTTCGTCAAAAAGTATCACTCACAGATTCAAACACATCTTACGAATTAAAAGCAACGGAAGAGACGGGTGAAATCACCCTGAACTACATCGCTAAATAG